Proteins from a single region of bacterium:
- a CDS encoding FAD-dependent oxidoreductase, with translation MNEKIEILIVGGSAAGIAAAISARRYYPEKKITVIRKNEKVMIPCGIPYIFGTLGEIDKNIIPDTVLTTKNIDLLIDEVASIDKDKKVVNTKGGKTFDYEKMIIATGSLPLEPPIPGCELENAFVVQKEVPYLKKLQSTLSLAKDVVIIGGGFIGLEFADECKKRGIPNVTVVELLPKCLLFAADDEISTLIEKKLEERGIKVLNNRKVEKLLGDGKVESVQLDDGQTIKADAVIAGIGVIPNIELAANTGLDADRRLGVKVDEFMRTNNKDIFAVGDCAAKKCPLSGTPSNIRLASIATSEARIAAGNLFGVRRRNTSAIGIFCTMIGDLAVGSAGMTERIAKEMNIEVATGKFTSVNRHPGCIPGAEKIGVKLIFEKDTMVLIGGQVFGGPSIGEIINFIGALLQHKTRAYEISTFQVGTHPLLTASPIAYQIVNAAEIALTSK, from the coding sequence ATGAACGAGAAAATCGAAATTCTTATTGTCGGTGGAAGCGCGGCTGGTATTGCGGCGGCAATTTCTGCGAGAAGATATTATCCAGAAAAGAAGATCACGGTCATTCGCAAGAATGAAAAGGTAATGATTCCCTGTGGGATTCCCTACATCTTTGGAACTCTCGGCGAAATCGACAAGAATATCATCCCAGATACCGTGCTCACAACGAAGAACATCGATTTGCTTATCGATGAAGTGGCTTCGATAGATAAAGATAAAAAGGTAGTCAACACCAAGGGCGGCAAAACTTTCGATTACGAGAAGATGATCATAGCTACCGGTTCGTTGCCTTTGGAGCCTCCAATTCCCGGTTGTGAATTGGAAAACGCATTTGTCGTTCAAAAAGAAGTCCCATATCTCAAGAAACTTCAGAGCACTTTGAGTTTGGCAAAAGATGTTGTAATCATCGGCGGTGGTTTTATTGGTCTCGAATTTGCCGATGAATGCAAAAAGAGAGGTATCCCAAATGTCACAGTAGTCGAGCTTCTTCCCAAATGTCTTCTGTTTGCCGCCGATGATGAGATTAGCACTCTTATCGAAAAGAAACTCGAAGAGAGAGGGATTAAAGTCTTGAATAACAGGAAAGTGGAAAAGCTTTTAGGAGATGGCAAAGTCGAATCTGTGCAGTTGGATGACGGCCAGACCATAAAAGCCGATGCCGTTATTGCGGGGATCGGCGTAATTCCTAATATCGAGCTTGCTGCAAACACTGGGCTGGATGCAGATAGACGTCTCGGCGTAAAAGTCGATGAGTTTATGAGAACCAACAATAAAGATATTTTTGCGGTTGGAGATTGCGCTGCAAAGAAATGCCCCTTGAGCGGAACGCCCTCGAATATTCGCCTGGCATCTATCGCAACTTCCGAAGCGAGAATCGCTGCAGGAAACCTATTCGGTGTTCGTCGCAGAAACACAAGTGCAATAGGCATTTTCTGCACAATGATAGGCGATTTGGCAGTGGGGTCAGCGGGTATGACAGAAAGAATCGCAAAAGAAATGAATATCGAGGTCGCAACCGGCAAATTTACTTCTGTCAATAGGCATCCCGGATGTATCCCCGGTGCCGAAAAAATCGGCGTGAAACTGATCTTCGAGAAAGATACAATGGTTTTGATTGGCGGACAAGTTTTCGGCGGACCATCTATCGGTGAAATAATTAATTTCATCGGCGCTCTTCTTCAACATAAGACAAGGGCCTATGAAATCTCTACTTTCCAAGTGGGAACTCATCCTCTGTTGACAGCTTCGCCAATAGCATATCAAATTGTCAACGCTGCGGAAATTGCTCTCACAAGCAAGTAG